From Diceros bicornis minor isolate mBicDic1 chromosome 8, mDicBic1.mat.cur, whole genome shotgun sequence, a single genomic window includes:
- the GRPEL1 gene encoding grpE protein homolog 1, mitochondrial: MPGACAGPAAAAVMAARCVRLARRSLPAFALSLRPSPRLLCTVTKQKNNGQNLEEDVAHSEQKTEPPSTEKILLEEKAKLEEQLKETMEKYKRALADTENLRQRSQKLVEEAKLYGIQGFCKDLLEVADILEKATQCVPKEEIKDDNPHLKNLYEGLVMTEVQIQKVFTKHGLLRLDPLGAKFNPYEHEALFHTPVEGKEPGTVALVNKVGYKLHGRTLRPALVGVVKEA, from the exons ATGCCCGGTGCGTGCGcagggccggcggcggcggcagtcATGGCGGCTCGGTGCGTGAGACTGGCGCGGCGCAGCCTCCCGGCCTTCGCGTTGTCTCTGAG GCCCTCTCCTCGGCTATTGTGCACAGTTACTAAACAAAAGAACAATGGCCAGAACTTGGAAGAGGACGTGGCTCACAGTGAACAGAAGACAGAACCTCCCTCTACAGAGAAGATACTCCTGGAAGAAAAAGCCAAGTTGGAGGAGCAGCTGAAGGAGACGATG gaaaaatataagcgAGCTTTGGCAGATACTGAGAACTTGCGGCAGAGAAGCCAAAAATTGGTGGAGGAGGCAAAATTATATG GCATTCAGGGCTTCTGCAAGGACTTGTTAGAGGTTGCAGACATTTTGGAGAAGGCAACACAGTGTGTTCCAAAAGAAGAGATTAAAGATGACAACCCTCACCTGAAGAATCTCTACGAGGGGCTCGTAATGACTGAAGTCCAGATCCAGAAGGTGTTCACAAAGCACGGCTTACTCAGGCTGGATCCTCTAGGGGCCAAGTTCAACCCTTACGAACATGAGGCCTTGTTCCACACCCCGGTTGAGGGGAAAGAGCCGGGCACGGTAGCGCTAGTTAACAAAGTGGGGTACAAGCTGCACGGGCGCACCCTGAGACCTGCCCTGGTAGGGGTGGTGAAGGAAGCGTAG
- the TADA2B gene encoding transcriptional adapter 2-beta has translation MAELGKKYCVYCLAEVSPLRFRCTECQDIELCPECFSAGAEIGHHRRYHGYQLVDGGRFTLWGPEAEGGWTSREEQLLLDAIEQFGFGNWEDMAAHVGASRTPQEVMEHYVSMYIHGNLGKACIPDTIPNRVTDHTCPSGGPLSPSLTTPLPPLDISVAEQQQLGYMPLRDDYEIEYDQDAETLISGLSVNYDDDDVEIELKRAHVDMYVRKLKERQRRKNIARDYNLVPAFLGRDKKEKEKTAKRKITKEEKELRLKLRPLYQFMSCKEFDDLFENMHKEKMLRAKIRELQRYRRNGITKMEESAEYEAARHKREKRKENKNTGGSKRGKEDGKDSEFAAIENLPGFELLSDREKVLCSSLNLSPARYVTVKTIIIKDHLQKRQGIPSKSRLPSYLDKVLKKRILNFLTESGWISRDAS, from the exons ATGGCGGAGCTCGGTAAGAAGTACTGCGTGTACTGCCTGGCCGAGGTGAGCCCGCTGCGCTTCCGCTGCACCGAGTGCCAGGACATCGAGCTGTGCCCCGAGTGCTTCTCGGCCGGCGCCGAGATCGGCCACCACCGCCGCTACCACGGCTACCAGCTGGTGGACGGCGGGCGCTTCACGCTGTGGGGGCCCGAGGCCGAGGGCGGCTGGACCAGCCGCGAGGAGCAGCTGCTGCTGGACGCCATCGAGCAGTTCGGCTTCGGAAACTGG GAAGATATGGCTGCTCACGTTGGAGCTTCCCGGACTCCCCAGGAAGTGATGGAGCATTATGTAAGCATGTACATCCACGGAAACCTGGGGAAAGCCTGCATCCCTGACACCATCCCCAATCGGGTGACAGACCACACATGCCCCAGTGGAGGCCCCCTCTCTCCCAGCCTCACTACCCCCTTGCCTCCCCTAGACATCTCGGTGGCTGAGCAGCAGCAGCTGGGCTACATGCCGCTGCGGGACGACTATGAGATCGAGTATGACCAGGATGCCGAGACGCTCATCAGCGGGCTCTCGGTGAACTACGACGACGACGACGTGGAGATTGAGCTGAAGCGGGCCCACGTGGACATGTACGTGCGGAAGCTCAAGGAGAGGCAGCGGCGGAAGAACATCGCCCGCGACTACAACCTGGTGCCCGCCTTTCTGGGCAGGgacaagaaggagaaggagaagacggCCAAGCGCAAGATCAccaaggaggagaaggagctgcGGCTGAAGCTGAGGCCGCTCTACCAGTTCATGTCCTGCAAGGAGTTCGATGACTTGTTTGAAAACATGCACAAAGAGAAGATGCTGCGGGCAAAAATTAGAGAATTGCAGAGGTACCGGCGGAACGGAATCACCAAGATGGAGGAGTCGGCAGAGTACGAGGCGGCCAGGCACAAgcgggagaagaggaaggagaataaAAACACAGGCGGCTCCAAGAGGGGGAAGGAGGACGGCAAAGACAGTGAGTTTGCTGCCATCGAGAACCTTCCTGGGTTTGAGCTCTTGTCGGACCGTGAGAAGGTGCTCTGCAGCTCCTTAAATTTGAGTCCCGCTCGCTACGTGACTGTGAAGACCATCATCATCAAAGACCACCTCCAGAAACGACAAGGGATTCCCTCCAAAAGTCGCCTTCCGAGTTATTTGGACAAAGTCCTAAAGAAAAGGATTTTAAATTTCCTCACAGAAAGTGGCTGGATATCCAGGGATGCTTCCTGA
- the CCDC96 gene encoding coiled-coil domain-containing protein 96, protein MDGHSEHAGDSEGDDGDVESLASRLSGIKASSGPQSPAEPADAVEPEPETVGASEGGAATAEPADPAELREGLAAAEAAGEEGPGEPEWPAEAGPDRPGKPTSKGGPEEPQEEEGEEEEEEERAAEGGKRKEAPSQVSLPLSTAGQEEAAPAREAEREEPEEDESEESEKGVEGSRAKTEEEPRGLDDALEDEDYEWSEEVKKLQEQQLRSELLEQYRSLMVERSRCQRYNIYLQHKISEALRKKKGLDAADVPDKGMEPEAPEKEQAYLRHLAVLEELRKQQADDLDWYHQELDRLKQQCEEKLSRVEKEWRGFQALKKQVVMQAMGSCRMRGGRQAALREVEQIQALEDRKEKEMSAVRLENVQLKQSLVHFETRMRAQEDLTEGLLLIDFEQLKIENQTFNEKVEERNEELLKLRNKVTNNVQIITHVKEKLHFVEIENACKKSQLLEIEAQVALRRDILTKTKQARDSLQLDNIKLNQKCGLLGKESLLRDLEEKVDRTALLQQRLESLKHHHAGLTLSCRGVKQKIREARAFLPS, encoded by the coding sequence ATGGACGGCCACTCCGAGCACGCTGGGGACTCCGAGGGCGACGACGGAGATGTGGAGAGCCTGGCTTCGCGGCTGTCCGGGATCAAGGCCAGCTCTGGCCCGCAGTCGCCGGCCGAACCCGCGGACGCTGTGGAGCCGGAGCCAGAGACTGTAGGGGCTTCGGAGGGAGGAGCCGCCACGGCCGAGCCCGCCGACCCGGCCGAGCTTCGGGAGGGGCTGGCGGCCGCCGAGGCTGCGGGCGAGGAGGGGCCCGGAGAGCCGGAGTGGCCGGCCGAGGCCGGGCCTGACAGGCCAGGCAAGCCGACGTCCAAAGGCGGGCCCGAGGAaccccaggaggaggagggggaggaggaggaggaagaagagagggcggcggagggtgggaagaggaaggaagcccCGTCGCAGGTCTCTCTGCCGCTGTCCACCGCCGGCCAGGAGGAGGCTGCGCCAGCCCGGGAGGCTGAGCGGGAGGAACCGGAGGAGGACGAGAGCGAGGAGAGCGAGAAGGGTGTGGAAGGAAGCCGGGCGAAAACCGAGGAAGAGCCGAGAGGTCTGGACGACGCCCTCGAGGATGAGGATTACGAGTGGAGCGAGGAGGTCAAGAAGCTGCAGGAGCAGCAGCTGCGCTCTGAGCTCCTGGAACAGTACCGCTCCCTGATGGTGGAGCGGAGCCGCTGCCAGCGCTACAACATCTACCTGCAGCACAAGATCTCCGAGGCGCTGCGCAAGAAGAAGGGCCTGGATGCGGCCGACGTGCCGGACAAGGGCATGGAGCCTGAGGCCCCCGAGAAGGAGCAGGCATACCTACGCCATCTGGCCGTGCTGGAGGAGCTGAGGAAGCAGCAGGCCGACGACCTGGACTGGTATCACCAGGAGCTGGACCGGCTGAAGCAGCAGTGCGAGGAGAAGCTCTCCAGGGTGGAGAAGGAGTGGCGAGGCTTCCAGGCACTCAAGAAGCAGGTGGTGATGCAGGCCATGGGCAGCTGTCGCATGAGGGGCGGTCGCCAGGCCGCTCTGCGAGAAGTGGAGCAGATCCAGGCATTGGAGgacaggaaggagaaggagatgagcgcTGTGAGGCTGGAAAACGtgcagctgaagcagagcttgGTGCATTTTGAAACCAGGATGAGGGCCCAGGAGGACTTGACTGAGGGCCTTCTCCTCATCGATTTTGAACAGCTTAAGATTGAGAACCAGACTTTCAATGAGAAAGTTGAGGAGCGAAATGAGGAGCTTCTGAAACTGCGCAACAAGGTGACCAACAATGTGCAAATAATAACGCATGTGAAGGAAAAGTTACACTTTGTGGAGATAGAAAATGCATGCAAAAAGTCACAACTGTTGGAAATTGAAGCTCAGGTGGCCCTAAGGAGGGACATCCTGACTAAGACTAAGCAAGCCCGAGACAGCCTGCAGCTTGACAACATCAAGCTGAATCAGAAGTGTGGGCTTCTAGGCAAGGAATCACTCCTCCGGGACCTGGAAGAGAAGGTGGACAGGACTGCACTGCTCCAGCAGCGCTtagaatccctgaagcaccatcacgCCGGGCTTACTCTGTCCTGCAGAGGCGTGAAGCAGAAGATCAGGGAAGCCAGAGCCTTTCTCCCCTCCTGA